The Lutzomyia longipalpis isolate SR_M1_2022 chromosome 2, ASM2433408v1 DNA window acataaaattgatttaattttgcaaattatttctatagctcgagatatagctctggggtttgaaagggttaatacaaattaaaattattgtaatttgaaataaaatgaaataaaagaaaagaaatgcgCTATTGGGTCAATTTCTGTCCGAGCATGTGAAGGGTTAACTTTTGAAAGCTCTCGTAAACTTTCCAAACGGTCAGGAGGAagagcttttgaaaaaaaacgcATAAATGTGGGGAAAGGATTTCAATTGAGGGAAGCCCCAGCGAAATAATGGAAAAGAACTtgccctttttttctttattcagaAGCCAGCTAGATGTTCCCTCAAGCgaattttccggattttctcattctttttttgtcgCAGCTTTCACAAATGGCGTCATTTTGAAGGAGCAAGAAGCGTTGAAAAATTTCTCGTTATTCTCCTCATGGAAGCGTTAATCTCCATTTCCCGGATTTGCAGTTGATAATCCCAGAGTCTGCCCAAACACCGCCGACTGAAACTTCCTGACCCCCTTTTTGGGGCGCTACAATCACGCACGACGCATAAACACGAgaatttttcactaaattgCTCTAACTGAAAAACCGAAAAACATGTCAACTGAAAATGctcaatttttccactttttcacACTCTCCGCAACtgatttttcctaaaatcaCAACACTATGCACTTATTCGGGAAATGCCTCACTTATTTTGACGggaaatgcaatgaaaatagagaaaaatcaatggtTTTTCTCTCCACTCCTTCTGTcggttttcttcttcttggcgGCGCGGCGGTTTTTTTTCGGTTCCACCTCCAGCTGTTTTTTTCCGATCTTATCTGcagtttctttttgaattcacAAACTCTTCGGATTTTCCCTATAAGATCACTAAACTATGCATTTTCCTGAGAAATGCAACACtttatttgaaggaaaatgcagtggaaataaggaaaatttcgAGTTTTTCACTCCACTCCTGCGTCTATCGGTTTTCTCGCgcgcggattttttttcgtactgTCAGCGGTTACTGCAAAAATGCAGTTAATTTCATAGTGAAGGTGGTaggagaattaaaatttttcttttatattccCTATATTCCTCTTGTTTGCCttcagtgagaaaattcaggagttttcatgaaaaattgttgggaaaattaagaaaaaatcaagtttttcaacattttccttttgtgaAAAGATGCAAAAACCATCGATGTTTTACAAATCGATAGTCACAGCAAATTGGAAACTATCGGTGGGAAAAGACTATATCGAGGAACCGATagtttttccaaaattatcgATAGATAACTGTCGATTTTCGATTGGAAAACTATTCAAACGCATCACCAGGCATCCTTTTTTAGGGTTTTCATTCGGGTATTTTTCCAAAAGTCTTACATTTTTTGCacattataagaaaaaaattgattgtggcatcgcgaaaaaaaattttcccgcTCCGCCCGAGCATTATAAGATTATAAGTTATCAGATGATTCAATCGACGCATTTGCTGTCACAGCAACACGTGCTTTGTTTACATTTCTAGTGCTACGCAAAATTCTCCTCACTATCCAGCAAATATGGGTAAACCACAGCGCAGGAAGAAGATGCATTCAGGTGACACACACCTGAGACGTCGCTGGAGGACACGGAGTCGCAAGAAGGATCTCGATGAGGTAATTAAACccgaaaaaaatccctcaaacGCAGCAACTAATTGGAGGTTTGTTTTGCAGATTGATGAGGATTTGACCAAGAAATCCGATGAATTGCTTAATCAGGAAGTTGACTTGGACAAGCCGGGATTTGCCCAGTTCTACTGCATTCACTGCGCTAAATACTTCATCGATGACAATGCCATGCAGAGTCACTTCCGGACAAAGGTCCACAAGCGCAGGCTGAAAGCCCTTGAATTGGAACCCTACAGTGCTGAGGAAGCTGAACGTGCTGCTGGACACGGAAGCTTCCGCGAGGCAAAGAAGCGGAAACTTGAGACCCAATTCCGCGATCCTGACGACGAGAATCGCACTAAAGTCATCGTCCGGGAAGCAGAGGAGGAAATGCAGACAAAATAGaaacttcaaaatattttcttcagaaCTATTTAATTGAACACAATTTTCAGTAAATAGTTTTTAcatcaattttcttgtcctCAATATTGTTCGCCCAgctattttgtctttttaatcgatactattttttttctttttttttgcatctcaACTTTAACttgaaatcaaaatttatcattttttttctctattttctctgctgaattttccttttatttgaACAAATATTGAAGTGGTGgtgctcatttttttcaatttatttttctttgttaaaatttgCCACTTTGCACAACATttaaaaatgagt harbors:
- the LOC129790406 gene encoding zinc finger protein 593 homolog; translation: MGKPQRRKKMHSGDTHLRRRWRTRSRKKDLDEIDEDLTKKSDELLNQEVDLDKPGFAQFYCIHCAKYFIDDNAMQSHFRTKVHKRRLKALELEPYSAEEAERAAGHGSFREAKKRKLETQFRDPDDENRTKVIVREAEEEMQTK